In one window of Nocardiopsis aegyptia DNA:
- a CDS encoding SDR family oxidoreductase produces MKLAGSTALVTGANRGIGRHFALQLLERGAAKVYATARTPEKVDIPGAEVLPLDITDPDSVAAAASAAADVDVLINNAGVSLRQNLVLGDLEQVRREMETNVFGTLNVIRAFAPALAANGGGAVLNVLSALSWTVFDGANGYAMSKAAAWSLTNGVRVELAEQGTLVTGLVLAGTDTDMMAGIDADLNDPADVVRAALDGLADDRPEVLADDTTVQLKAALSADAGVPFQNPARAR; encoded by the coding sequence ATGAAGCTCGCCGGAAGCACAGCCCTCGTCACCGGTGCCAACCGCGGCATCGGTCGGCACTTCGCCCTGCAGTTGCTCGAACGCGGCGCGGCCAAGGTCTACGCGACCGCCCGCACACCCGAGAAGGTCGACATCCCCGGAGCCGAGGTGCTGCCGCTCGACATCACCGATCCGGACTCGGTCGCCGCAGCGGCGTCGGCGGCGGCCGACGTCGACGTCCTGATCAACAACGCGGGGGTGTCCCTCCGGCAGAACCTCGTCCTCGGCGACCTGGAGCAGGTACGCCGGGAGATGGAGACCAACGTCTTCGGCACGCTCAACGTGATCCGCGCGTTCGCGCCCGCTCTGGCCGCGAACGGCGGCGGCGCCGTCCTGAACGTACTGTCCGCCCTGTCGTGGACGGTCTTCGACGGCGCGAACGGCTACGCCATGTCGAAGGCCGCCGCATGGTCCCTCACCAACGGCGTCCGGGTGGAACTCGCCGAGCAGGGAACGCTGGTGACCGGCCTGGTCCTGGCCGGGACCGACACCGACATGATGGCCGGGATCGACGCGGACCTGAACGACCCCGCCGACGTGGTGCGCGCGGCGCTCGACGGGCTCGCGGACGACCGGCCGGAGGTCCTCGCCGACGACACCACGGTGCAACTGAAGGCCGCGCTGTCCGCGGACGCCGGCGTGCCCTTCCAGAACCCGGCCAGGGCGCGGTAG